Proteins co-encoded in one Corynebacterium lujinxingii genomic window:
- a CDS encoding ABC-F family ATP-binding cassette domain-containing protein, protein MIVTNDLEVRVGARTLLDAPGQHLRVQPGDRIGLVGRNGAGKTTTMRILAGETEPYGGSVTRSGEIGYLPQDSKEGDIEQTARDRVLSARGLDQIQRSMAKQQKLMEETDGEKRDKAIAKFSRLEERYQALGGYEANSEAAQICDNLGLPERVLDQQLKTLSGGQRRRVELAQILFASRQGSGKSQTTLLLDEPTNHLDADSINWLRGFLSKHEGGLIMISHDVELLDDVCNKVWFLDAVRAEADVYNMGFSKYKDARALDEARRRRERANAEKKASALQKQAAKLGAKATKAAAAKQMLARAERMMGELDDVRVADKVASISFPEPAPCGKTPLFGKGLTKMYGSLEVFAGVDLAVDKGSRVVVLGTNGAGKTTLLKLLAGVERTDGEGGVVSGHGLKIGYFAQEHDTIDGSKTVWENTIEACPDAGQQDLRGLLGAFMFSGEKLEQPAGTLSGGEKTRLALATLVSSRANVLLLDEPTNNLDPQSREQVLDALKTYTGAVVLVTHDPGAVRALEPERVIIMPEGDEDMWSDEYMEIVELA, encoded by the coding sequence GTGATTGTCACCAATGATCTCGAGGTCCGCGTCGGCGCGCGCACGCTTCTCGACGCCCCCGGTCAGCACCTGCGCGTCCAACCCGGCGACCGCATCGGCCTGGTGGGCCGAAACGGCGCCGGCAAGACGACAACGATGCGCATCCTGGCGGGGGAGACCGAGCCCTACGGCGGCTCGGTGACCCGTTCCGGTGAGATCGGTTACCTCCCGCAGGACTCCAAGGAGGGCGACATCGAGCAGACCGCCCGCGATCGCGTCCTGTCTGCCCGCGGGCTGGATCAGATCCAGCGCTCAATGGCCAAGCAGCAGAAGCTGATGGAGGAAACGGACGGGGAGAAGCGCGACAAGGCGATCGCAAAATTTTCCCGGCTAGAGGAGCGTTACCAGGCGCTCGGCGGCTACGAGGCCAACTCGGAGGCGGCCCAGATCTGCGACAACTTGGGGCTGCCCGAACGAGTGTTGGACCAGCAGCTAAAGACCCTCTCGGGTGGCCAGCGTCGCCGCGTCGAATTGGCGCAGATTTTGTTCGCCTCGCGTCAGGGCTCGGGCAAGTCGCAGACCACTCTGCTTCTCGACGAGCCCACCAACCACCTCGACGCCGACTCCATCAACTGGCTGCGCGGTTTCTTGTCCAAGCACGAGGGCGGGCTGATCATGATCTCGCACGACGTCGAGCTTCTCGACGACGTTTGCAACAAAGTCTGGTTCCTCGACGCTGTTCGCGCCGAGGCGGACGTGTACAACATGGGCTTTTCCAAGTACAAGGACGCTCGCGCCCTCGACGAGGCTCGCCGGCGCCGCGAGCGCGCGAACGCCGAGAAGAAAGCCTCCGCGCTGCAGAAGCAGGCCGCGAAGCTTGGTGCGAAGGCGACTAAGGCAGCGGCGGCGAAGCAGATGCTGGCGCGTGCGGAGCGCATGATGGGCGAGCTCGACGACGTCCGCGTCGCCGACAAGGTTGCCTCGATTTCTTTTCCGGAGCCGGCGCCGTGCGGCAAAACCCCGCTGTTCGGCAAGGGGCTGACCAAGATGTACGGCTCGCTCGAGGTGTTCGCGGGCGTTGACCTCGCGGTGGACAAGGGTTCCCGCGTCGTCGTCTTGGGCACCAACGGCGCTGGCAAGACGACGCTGCTGAAGCTGCTTGCAGGTGTGGAGCGCACCGACGGCGAGGGCGGCGTGGTCTCGGGTCACGGCCTGAAGATCGGGTACTTCGCCCAGGAGCACGACACGATCGACGGTTCGAAGACGGTGTGGGAGAACACCATCGAGGCCTGCCCGGATGCCGGCCAGCAGGACCTGCGCGGCCTGCTCGGCGCCTTCATGTTTTCGGGCGAAAAGTTGGAGCAGCCCGCCGGCACCCTCTCGGGCGGCGAGAAGACCCGGCTTGCGCTTGCCACCCTGGTGTCGTCGCGCGCGAACGTGTTGCTTCTCGATGAGCCCACCAACAACCTCGACCCCCAGTCCCGCGAACAGGTTCTCGACGCGTTGAAGACCTACACGGGCGCTGTCGTGCTTGTGACTCACGACCCGGGCGCGGTGCGCGCGCTCGAACCGGAGCGGGTCATCATCATGCCCGAAGGTGACGAGGACATGTGGAGCGACGAATACATGGAGATTGTCGAGCTGGCATAG
- the sufC gene encoding Fe-S cluster assembly ATPase SufC, with protein sequence MSTLEIKNLHANVLPSEEGQEAKPILKGVNLTINGGETHAIMGPNGSGKSTLAYTLAGHPRYEVTDGEVLLDGENVLEMDIDERARAGLFLAMQYPVEVPGVSSSNFMRSAITAVRGEAPKLREWVGELNAAREALQMDESFSERSVNEGFSGGEKKRHEVMQLALMKPKFAVMDETDSGLDVDALRIVSEGINRYQEETGGGVLMITHYKRILNYVKPDFIHVFADGKIVQTGDASLADQLEAEGYEKFI encoded by the coding sequence ATGTCCACCCTCGAAATTAAGAACCTGCACGCCAACGTCCTTCCGTCCGAGGAGGGCCAGGAGGCGAAGCCCATCCTGAAGGGCGTCAACCTCACCATTAACGGCGGCGAGACGCACGCCATCATGGGCCCGAACGGCTCCGGTAAGTCCACCCTCGCGTACACCCTCGCGGGTCACCCGAGGTACGAGGTGACCGACGGCGAGGTGCTGCTCGACGGCGAGAACGTCCTCGAGATGGATATCGACGAGCGCGCCCGCGCAGGCCTCTTCCTGGCCATGCAGTACCCGGTCGAGGTCCCGGGTGTGTCGTCGTCTAACTTCATGCGCTCCGCTATCACCGCCGTGCGTGGCGAGGCGCCGAAGCTGCGCGAGTGGGTCGGCGAGCTCAACGCCGCCCGTGAGGCGCTGCAGATGGACGAGTCCTTCTCGGAGCGCTCCGTCAACGAGGGCTTCTCCGGTGGCGAGAAGAAGCGCCACGAAGTGATGCAGCTCGCGCTGATGAAGCCGAAATTCGCCGTGATGGACGAGACCGACTCAGGCCTCGACGTTGACGCGCTGCGCATCGTCTCCGAGGGCATCAACCGCTACCAGGAGGAGACCGGCGGCGGCGTGCTCATGATTACGCACTACAAGCGCATTTTGAACTACGTCAAGCCCGACTTCATTCACGTCTTTGCCGACGGCAAGATCGTGCAGACCGGCGACGCCTCGCTCGCCGACCAGCTCGAGGCCGAGGGCTACGAGAAGTTCATCTAA
- the sufD gene encoding Fe-S cluster assembly protein SufD produces MVETVKNATTHNNKGDLFSSFNVEDFEVPGGRDEVWRFVSLRRLRGLHNGKFAPQAPAQIAVDGPSEVTVEQVSLDDERVRAAGAPVDRIAAQAWTSSENATLVSVPADAELAEPITITVTGAGADVTTFGTIVVETGTHSSATVLVKYEGSGTHADNVNWVVGEGSRLNAVVDADWELDAVHVGQQSVVVKRDASLRHHVATFGGEVVRITPRVVFEAPGGDAELTGVYFADDGQYIENRLLVDHAVPNCRSNVLYKGALQGDKSSDLPEARTCWVGDVLIRAEAEGTDTYETNRNLVLTDGARADAIPNLEIETGEIAGAGHAATVGRFDDDQLFYLRSRGIREEDATRLIIRGFFNEVLNQIPVESVRDELIARVAGELERNAN; encoded by the coding sequence ATGGTCGAGACTGTTAAAAACGCAACGACCCACAACAACAAGGGCGACCTGTTCTCCTCGTTCAACGTCGAGGACTTCGAGGTCCCCGGCGGCCGTGACGAGGTGTGGCGCTTCGTATCCCTGCGCCGCCTGCGCGGCCTGCACAACGGAAAGTTCGCTCCGCAGGCCCCGGCGCAGATCGCGGTCGATGGCCCGTCCGAGGTGACCGTGGAGCAGGTTTCGCTTGACGACGAGCGCGTGCGCGCCGCCGGCGCCCCCGTCGACCGCATCGCGGCTCAGGCGTGGACGTCGTCGGAAAACGCCACCCTGGTGTCTGTTCCGGCCGACGCGGAGTTAGCAGAGCCGATCACCATTACCGTGACCGGCGCAGGTGCGGATGTGACCACCTTCGGCACCATCGTGGTGGAAACCGGCACCCACTCGTCGGCGACAGTACTGGTGAAGTACGAGGGCTCCGGCACCCACGCGGACAACGTCAACTGGGTTGTGGGCGAGGGGTCCCGCCTGAACGCCGTTGTCGACGCTGATTGGGAGCTCGACGCTGTGCATGTGGGGCAGCAGTCGGTCGTCGTCAAGCGCGATGCGAGCCTGCGCCACCACGTGGCAACCTTCGGCGGCGAAGTTGTGCGCATCACCCCGCGTGTCGTATTTGAAGCACCGGGCGGCGACGCCGAACTGACCGGCGTGTACTTCGCGGATGACGGCCAGTACATCGAGAACCGCCTGCTCGTCGACCACGCGGTGCCGAACTGCCGCTCCAACGTGCTGTACAAGGGCGCGCTGCAGGGCGACAAGTCCTCCGACCTGCCGGAGGCGCGCACCTGCTGGGTGGGCGACGTGCTCATCCGCGCCGAGGCTGAGGGCACCGACACCTACGAGACGAACCGCAACCTCGTGCTCACCGACGGTGCGCGTGCCGACGCCATCCCGAACCTGGAGATCGAAACCGGCGAGATCGCCGGTGCCGGCCACGCCGCAACGGTCGGCCGCTTTGATGACGACCAGCTGTTCTACCTGCGCTCCCGCGGCATCCGCGAGGAGGACGCCACCCGTCTGATCATCCGTGGCTTCTTCAACGAGGTCCTCAACCAGATCCCCGTCGAGTCGGTCCGCGACGAGCTCATCGCCCGTGTCGCAGGCGAGCTCGAGCGCAACGCAAACTAA
- the mptB gene encoding polyprenol phosphomannose-dependent alpha 1,6 mannosyltransferase MptB: MNARPLRPSRPPRLRRRGRALVDEFPRIGRPGSRSAELHEPANSQAGAGDGASYHEQNRFFLLRWLGAVGTLLIALGGFGGGALPVVDNPWFSFGLGSAMGRMMLASNAVVLIGVGMLVCAWLLMAPFVGASGNGPRVATPAVQRTLTAWVVPLMFTAPLFTQDIYSYLANGAIVRMGLDPYAAGPVEILGVDHPLARSVPFIWAHSPSPYGPVALGIAAVISWLTSDTIFWGVIAHRLVSLAGLLAASWGLRSLAHRCGVNSAAAMWLGLLNPLTILHLVGGIHNEAIMLGFILAGLEVGLRGVDVLPNKSAWALIAASGALITCAGLVKVTGFFALGFTGMALARALHAAGRPTVRAITQAVLVQSVLLVATTAVVSLSAGIGLGWVTGQGGAASIRSWLSLTTDIGVIGGFIAMLLGLGDHTEAMLVVTRTAGLAVAAAFGVRMLWATFKGTIHPVGGLGVATLVLVVLFPVVHPWYPLWAILPLAAWANRVFFRVGVAAYSAVFSFLVLPRGLALQPGAVATIYLSAALTFAVLIVAAWLVYRQRRGRVLH; encoded by the coding sequence GTGAACGCTCGTCCCCTCCGCCCGTCCCGGCCGCCGCGGCTTCGGCGTCGCGGACGCGCGCTTGTCGACGAATTCCCCCGCATCGGCCGCCCCGGCTCCCGGTCCGCCGAACTCCACGAGCCTGCCAACAGTCAAGCGGGGGCGGGCGACGGCGCGTCGTATCACGAACAGAACCGGTTTTTCCTGCTGCGCTGGCTCGGTGCCGTCGGCACGCTGCTCATCGCGCTGGGCGGATTCGGCGGCGGTGCTCTGCCGGTGGTGGACAACCCCTGGTTCTCCTTCGGACTCGGCTCGGCGATGGGCCGGATGATGCTTGCCTCCAACGCCGTCGTGCTTATCGGCGTCGGCATGCTGGTGTGCGCCTGGCTGCTTATGGCGCCGTTTGTGGGGGCGTCCGGCAACGGGCCGCGCGTTGCCACCCCCGCGGTGCAGCGCACCTTGACCGCCTGGGTTGTACCCCTGATGTTCACCGCACCGCTGTTTACCCAGGACATCTATTCGTATTTGGCCAACGGCGCGATTGTGCGGATGGGCCTGGACCCCTACGCGGCGGGGCCGGTGGAGATTCTGGGTGTCGACCACCCGCTCGCCCGCTCAGTACCGTTTATATGGGCGCACTCCCCCAGTCCGTACGGGCCGGTCGCCCTCGGTATCGCTGCTGTGATTTCATGGCTGACCAGCGACACCATTTTCTGGGGCGTGATCGCCCACAGGCTGGTGTCACTCGCCGGACTGCTCGCCGCGTCGTGGGGGCTGCGCTCGCTGGCGCACCGCTGCGGAGTCAACAGCGCCGCGGCGATGTGGCTCGGGTTGTTAAATCCGCTGACCATCCTGCACTTGGTCGGCGGCATCCACAACGAGGCCATAATGTTGGGGTTCATCCTCGCGGGCCTCGAGGTGGGGTTGCGGGGCGTCGACGTCTTGCCAAACAAAAGCGCCTGGGCCCTCATCGCCGCCTCCGGCGCACTGATCACGTGCGCGGGGCTGGTGAAAGTCACCGGTTTTTTCGCGCTCGGCTTCACCGGGATGGCGCTCGCACGCGCGCTCCACGCGGCAGGCCGCCCGACCGTGCGCGCGATCACCCAAGCGGTCCTCGTGCAAAGCGTGCTGCTTGTCGCCACCACGGCGGTCGTCTCGCTCAGCGCCGGGATCGGACTCGGTTGGGTGACAGGCCAAGGCGGGGCGGCGTCGATACGCTCGTGGCTCTCGCTGACTACCGATATCGGGGTCATCGGCGGATTCATCGCCATGCTGCTCGGGCTCGGCGACCACACCGAGGCGATGCTCGTAGTCACACGGACGGCTGGACTTGCGGTCGCCGCCGCATTCGGGGTGCGCATGCTGTGGGCGACGTTTAAGGGCACCATCCACCCCGTCGGCGGGCTTGGCGTGGCCACACTCGTGCTCGTTGTGCTGTTTCCTGTGGTGCACCCCTGGTATCCGCTTTGGGCGATCCTGCCGCTGGCGGCCTGGGCGAACCGCGTGTTTTTCCGGGTAGGCGTCGCCGCCTACAGCGCGGTATTCAGTTTCCTCGTGCTGCCCCGCGGGCTTGCGCTGCAGCCGGGCGCCGTGGCCACGATCTATCTCTCCGCCGCGCTTACCTTCGCGGTGCTGATCGTCGCCGCTTGGCTGGTGTACAGGCAGCGTCGCGGCCGGGTACTACACTGA
- the sufU gene encoding Fe-S cluster assembly sulfur transfer protein SufU — protein sequence MNLESMYQEVILDHYKNPQHAGLREPFEAEVHHVNPSCGDELTLRVHLSDDGSTVEDVSYDAEGCSISQASTSVMAEEIIGLPVAEAMEKLGAFEEMVTSRGTVEGDASKIGDGVAFAGVAKFPARVKCALMGWKAFQAATSDALGDKE from the coding sequence ATGAACCTCGAATCCATGTACCAGGAAGTGATCCTGGACCACTACAAGAACCCGCAGCATGCCGGGCTGCGCGAGCCGTTCGAGGCGGAGGTGCACCACGTCAACCCGTCGTGCGGCGACGAGCTGACCTTGCGCGTGCACCTGTCAGACGACGGCTCCACGGTCGAGGACGTCTCCTACGACGCTGAGGGCTGCTCGATCTCGCAGGCCTCCACCTCGGTGATGGCCGAGGAGATCATCGGGCTGCCGGTGGCTGAAGCGATGGAGAAGCTCGGCGCGTTCGAGGAGATGGTCACCTCCCGTGGCACGGTTGAGGGAGATGCATCGAAGATTGGCGACGGCGTGGCGTTCGCCGGTGTGGCGAAGTTCCCGGCGCGCGTGAAGTGCGCGCTGATGGGTTGGAAGGCGTTCCAGGCGGCGACGTCGGACGCCCTGGGAGACAAGGAGTAG
- a CDS encoding DUF421 domain-containing protein, with protein MRDIFYNDWTTVLSTAGKGLLIYVALIVMLQISGKRSLSKFNIFDFVITVALGSVFASTLTSKDVKLAQSVTAIIILLGGQYIISKLAFKSDRFERLIKSEPALLYSGGAFNRKTMASERVTEREVLQAVRKSGSAGLDAVEAVILETDGTMSVIGASDARSHLIYDPVERA; from the coding sequence ATGCGCGACATTTTCTACAACGACTGGACCACCGTTCTTAGTACAGCCGGAAAAGGGCTTCTCATCTACGTGGCGCTCATCGTGATGCTGCAGATCTCCGGTAAGCGTTCGTTGTCCAAATTCAACATCTTCGACTTCGTCATTACCGTGGCCCTCGGGTCCGTCTTCGCCTCCACACTGACCAGCAAAGACGTCAAACTCGCCCAGTCAGTGACGGCTATTATCATTTTGCTCGGTGGGCAGTACATCATTTCCAAGCTTGCGTTCAAATCTGATCGGTTCGAACGTTTAATTAAATCGGAGCCGGCGCTGTTGTACTCCGGGGGCGCCTTTAACCGGAAGACTATGGCGAGCGAGCGCGTGACTGAGCGTGAGGTGTTACAAGCGGTGCGCAAGAGCGGTTCCGCCGGGTTGGACGCTGTCGAGGCTGTGATCCTCGAAACTGATGGAACAATGTCGGTGATCGGCGCATCCGACGCTCGCTCGCATCTTATTTACGATCCTGTTGAGCGGGCATAG
- a CDS encoding cysteine desulfurase, with product MALDVQAIRKEFPILSRTVRDNKPLVYLDSGATSQRPQRVWDAERDFVLGCNAPVHRGSYQLAEEATDAYESAREAIAAFVGARDHEIAFTKNATEALNLVAYVLGDSRAGSFAVGEGDTIVITELEHHANLVPWQELARRTGATLKWYKMTPDGRIDLDSLELDDTVKVVAFTHQSNVTGAHADVAEMVRRAKAVGALTVLDACQSVPHMPVDFHALDVDFAAFSGHKMCGPNGVGAVYSKHLGELPPFLTGGSMIEVVRMEEATFAAAPQRFEAGTQMTSQVVGLGEAVRFLTEVGMEDIQAHEHKLTEYALEQMQAIDGLRIAGPLTADNRGGAIAFTVEGVHPHDLGQVLDSEGVAIRTGHHCAWPLHRGLDMQSTSRASFYLYNTLDEVDTLVSSISKAKEFFVR from the coding sequence ATGGCGCTCGACGTACAAGCCATTCGCAAGGAATTCCCGATCCTGTCGCGCACCGTGCGGGACAACAAACCGCTGGTGTACCTGGATTCGGGGGCGACATCGCAGCGCCCACAGCGCGTGTGGGACGCCGAGCGCGACTTCGTGCTCGGCTGCAACGCGCCCGTGCACCGCGGCTCTTACCAGCTGGCCGAGGAGGCCACCGACGCCTACGAGTCCGCGCGCGAGGCCATCGCCGCGTTCGTGGGCGCGCGTGACCACGAGATCGCGTTCACCAAAAACGCCACCGAAGCCCTGAACCTGGTTGCGTACGTCCTTGGTGACTCGCGCGCTGGTTCGTTCGCGGTCGGGGAGGGCGACACGATCGTCATCACCGAGCTCGAGCACCACGCCAACCTCGTGCCCTGGCAGGAGCTTGCGCGCCGCACCGGTGCGACGCTGAAGTGGTACAAGATGACCCCGGACGGGCGCATCGACCTCGACTCGCTCGAGCTCGATGACACCGTCAAAGTGGTGGCCTTCACCCACCAGTCGAACGTGACCGGCGCGCACGCCGACGTCGCCGAGATGGTGCGCCGCGCCAAGGCCGTCGGAGCGCTCACGGTGCTCGACGCCTGCCAGTCGGTGCCGCACATGCCGGTGGACTTCCACGCACTCGACGTCGACTTCGCCGCGTTCTCCGGCCACAAGATGTGTGGTCCCAACGGCGTCGGCGCGGTGTATTCGAAGCACCTGGGCGAGCTGCCGCCGTTCCTCACCGGCGGCTCCATGATCGAGGTTGTGCGCATGGAGGAGGCCACCTTCGCTGCGGCGCCGCAGCGGTTCGAGGCCGGCACCCAGATGACCTCTCAGGTCGTCGGACTCGGCGAGGCGGTGCGCTTCCTCACCGAGGTCGGGATGGAAGACATCCAGGCTCATGAGCACAAACTCACCGAGTATGCGCTGGAGCAGATGCAGGCCATCGACGGGCTGCGTATCGCTGGCCCGCTCACCGCGGATAACCGCGGCGGGGCAATCGCGTTCACGGTGGAGGGCGTGCACCCGCACGACCTGGGCCAGGTGCTCGACTCCGAGGGTGTAGCCATCCGCACCGGCCACCACTGCGCGTGGCCGCTGCACCGGGGGCTGGATATGCAGTCCACGTCCCGGGCGAGCTTCTACCTGTACAACACGCTGGATGAGGTTGATACCTTGGTGTCGTCGATTAGCAAAGCGAAGGAGTTTTTCGTGCGATGA
- the sufB gene encoding Fe-S cluster assembly protein SufB — translation MTEAKPKPGLEKPMNDDEIIESIGAYNYGWHDSDVAGASARRGLNEEVVRDISGIKNEPEWMLNQRTKALEIFEKKPMPTWGADLSDIDFDNIKYYVRSTEEQAASWDDLPEDIKSTYDKLGIPEAEKQRLVAGVAAQYESEVVYHQIREDLEEKGVIFVDTDTALREHEDLFKEYFGSVIPAGDNKFSALNTAVWSGGSFIYVPPGVHVDIPLQAYFRINTENMGQFERTLIIVDEDAYVHYVEGCTAPIYKSDSLHSAVVEIIVKKGGRCRYTTIQNWSNNVYNLVTKRAKAEEGATMEWVDGNIGSKVTMKYPAVWMTGEHARGEVLSVAFAGEGQFQDTGAKMTHMAPHTSSSIVSKSVARGGGRAAYRGLVHVNANAHNSVSNVECDALLVDNISRSDTYPYNDIRNDRVTLGHEAKVSKVSEDQLFYLMSRGIPEEEAMAMIVRGFVEPIAKELPMEYALELNRLIELQMEGSVG, via the coding sequence ATGACTGAAGCGAAGCCAAAGCCAGGTCTTGAAAAGCCGATGAACGACGACGAAATTATCGAGTCCATCGGTGCCTACAACTACGGCTGGCACGACTCCGACGTCGCCGGCGCCTCCGCGCGCCGCGGCCTGAACGAGGAGGTGGTGCGCGACATCTCGGGCATCAAGAACGAGCCCGAGTGGATGCTCAACCAGCGCACGAAGGCGCTCGAGATCTTCGAGAAGAAGCCGATGCCGACGTGGGGCGCCGACTTGTCCGACATCGACTTCGACAACATCAAGTATTACGTCCGCTCCACCGAGGAGCAGGCCGCGTCTTGGGACGACCTGCCGGAGGACATCAAGAGCACCTACGACAAGCTGGGCATCCCGGAGGCGGAGAAGCAGCGCCTCGTCGCAGGTGTCGCAGCGCAGTACGAGTCTGAGGTGGTCTACCACCAGATCCGCGAGGACCTGGAGGAAAAGGGCGTCATTTTCGTCGACACCGATACTGCCCTGCGTGAGCACGAGGACCTGTTCAAGGAGTACTTCGGCTCGGTCATTCCGGCCGGCGACAACAAGTTCTCGGCGCTGAACACCGCGGTGTGGTCCGGTGGCTCCTTCATCTACGTCCCGCCGGGGGTCCACGTGGACATCCCGCTGCAGGCCTACTTCCGCATCAACACGGAGAACATGGGTCAGTTCGAGCGCACGCTCATCATCGTCGACGAGGACGCGTACGTGCACTACGTCGAGGGCTGCACCGCCCCGATTTACAAGTCGGACTCGCTGCACTCTGCCGTGGTGGAGATCATCGTGAAGAAGGGCGGCCGCTGCCGCTACACCACGATCCAGAATTGGTCGAACAACGTCTACAACCTGGTGACCAAGCGCGCGAAGGCTGAAGAGGGCGCGACCATGGAGTGGGTCGACGGCAATATCGGCTCCAAGGTGACCATGAAGTACCCGGCCGTGTGGATGACCGGCGAACACGCGCGCGGCGAGGTGCTCTCCGTCGCCTTCGCCGGCGAGGGCCAGTTCCAGGACACCGGCGCGAAGATGACGCACATGGCGCCGCACACTTCTTCGTCGATCGTGTCCAAGTCCGTGGCTCGCGGTGGCGGTCGTGCGGCGTACCGCGGTCTGGTGCATGTCAACGCCAACGCGCACAACTCCGTGTCCAACGTGGAGTGCGACGCGTTGCTGGTGGACAACATCTCCCGTTCGGACACCTACCCGTACAACGACATCCGCAACGACCGCGTCACCCTCGGCCACGAGGCGAAGGTGTCCAAGGTCTCCGAGGACCAGCTGTTCTACCTGATGTCGCGAGGCATCCCGGAGGAGGAGGCGATGGCGATGATCGTGCGCGGCTTCGTCGAGCCGATCGCCAAGGAGCTGCCCATGGAGTACGCCCTGGAGCTCAACCGCCTCATCGAGCTGCAAATGGAAGGATCGGTCGGCTAA
- a CDS encoding metal-sulfur cluster assembly factor, whose translation MTEAEKQAERPQQTEEQLKLVGEVEEFLHDVIDPELGINVVDLGLVYDTWIEERDGKTVAVINMTLTSPACPLTDVIEDQATQAVVANTAVDELDLNWVWMPPWGPQFITEEGREQLRALGFAV comes from the coding sequence ATGACTGAGGCAGAGAAGCAGGCCGAGCGCCCCCAGCAGACGGAGGAGCAGCTCAAGCTGGTCGGCGAGGTGGAGGAGTTCCTCCACGATGTGATTGACCCAGAGCTGGGCATCAACGTGGTTGACCTCGGCCTGGTCTACGACACCTGGATCGAGGAGCGCGACGGCAAGACGGTCGCGGTGATCAACATGACGCTGACCTCGCCGGCCTGCCCGCTCACCGACGTGATCGAGGACCAGGCGACCCAGGCCGTCGTGGCGAATACCGCGGTTGACGAGCTCGATTTGAACTGGGTCTGGATGCCGCCGTGGGGCCCGCAGTTCATCACCGAAGAGGGCCGCGAGCAGCTCCGCGCCCTCGGGTTCGCGGTCTAA
- a CDS encoding helix-turn-helix transcriptional regulator yields MAEHDTADRANGSTRSQVMSTLLKQGPVAAAEIGTELGLSPAGVRRHLDKLVEDGLAETCAPRTVAGDQASRGRPAKHFQLTDEGREHFGTSYDTLALEAVDVIASIGGEEAVREFARRRVEHMFAGIDPDSEDAEDAVRSVADALEAHGYEPSIRRTPVGIQLCQHHCPVSAVAAAHPELCEAEHEAIARIVDTHVQPLALIADGHGICTTNIPVAQTGTETKGAADND; encoded by the coding sequence GTGGCAGAGCACGACACTGCAGACCGCGCGAACGGGTCGACCCGTTCGCAGGTGATGTCGACCCTGCTCAAGCAGGGTCCCGTCGCCGCGGCCGAGATCGGCACCGAGCTTGGACTTTCGCCCGCCGGCGTACGTCGCCACCTGGACAAACTCGTGGAGGACGGACTGGCTGAAACCTGCGCGCCGCGGACGGTGGCAGGAGACCAGGCCTCCCGCGGGCGCCCAGCGAAGCACTTCCAGCTCACCGACGAAGGCCGGGAGCATTTCGGCACCAGCTACGACACGCTGGCACTCGAAGCCGTGGACGTCATCGCGTCCATCGGGGGAGAGGAAGCGGTGCGCGAGTTCGCGCGCCGGCGTGTGGAGCACATGTTCGCCGGAATTGATCCGGATTCGGAGGACGCGGAAGACGCGGTGCGCTCCGTCGCCGACGCGCTTGAGGCGCACGGTTACGAGCCCAGCATTCGGCGTACGCCAGTAGGTATCCAGCTGTGCCAACACCACTGTCCGGTGTCCGCGGTGGCGGCTGCTCACCCCGAACTTTGCGAGGCTGAGCACGAGGCGATTGCACGCATCGTCGATACGCACGTGCAACCGCTCGCCCTCATCGCGGACGGCCACGGCATCTGCACGACTAACATCCCTGTCGCACAAACGGGAACAGAAACGAAAGGAGCGGCTGACAATGACTGA